The window aaaataaaatcataaaagaaaaagaaaaatagaaaataaaaataaaaaataaaaataaaaataaaaaaggaataaatcaaaaaataaaaataataatgaaaaacaaaataaaaatgaatAAGAAAAAGACAATAAAACCTGATGGAGAAAACATAAAAAACAAAATAAACATTGGGGAATAAACGGCGGGCCGGCCCGTACGCTGGATCAGAGGCTCAGGGGGTTCGCTTGCGCACAACCTACACGTTGTATAGGAGCCGCCCACCGTGCCGAGCTCCGAAAGCAAGCCTCATCGgtctcctctcctcttctccatcgaGCCAGCTCCTCCACAAGGAAGCCGTCGCCGGCTGCCCCCTTCTCCCCATGGGGAATGCATATGCCGGATAGGCCCCCTAGAAGTGCAATTTAACATATTTACACCCTACGTACCATATACCCATATACTCTTATTTGATCTTAGCCACGAGATACACATATGCCAACTGTATAATGTAAACTCTATGCTCCTCCATCCAATTGATTTGAATAACCAGCCTGACATACTTGTGTATAGAAACGTTGAAACAAGCTTTTGGGCACTTACATCTTAGATCCAACAACTTATGAGGGGATGTTGTACTTTTGCGCAATTTTGCGGACTCTCTGGGGGAtttttttgcaaaaagtttcagatccCCTAGGAGcacttggatctgagatcaagcGACTCTTAGGAGCTCGTATCACCTAAGGTGCGGAAGCCCCTGATACTCTCCATTCTCCCCACCCCTCCACCTGCCTCATGCTCCCTTTTCTTCATCCACATCACCGGCTCTTCGTTCTTCACAGAATCTATTGAAAACTAGAAGATTTTTAGAGACAAAAGAGCTCACGATAACACCAAAGAGCAGACTGTTTTTTAACCTATGTGAGAGTGTCAGTTTCGGTATTGTCATTCGGGATCCATTATCTGACCAGACCCTTACCAACGGGGTTCACTTCGAGGAAAATACATTAAAGCTTTCACTAGTAATTGCAAGCTTTCCATGTATCCCTAAATTGATTACCACCAAAGGTGCCCGATGTCACTCTGCCTGTTCATTTTGGTCGCCGACATGCTCTAACGTTTAGGGCAACTCTAACCGACTGACCCAAACGAACAACAAATTTGTCTGTTTTTTATTCGTTTGGGTGGTTAGGAGGGGCAATCCGCCCCTTGTCTGCTCATTCCGGCCAGTGCGCCCAATGCGGCGATTCATTTGGTCCGCCCAGCCTGTTTTTTAATCAATTTTATCAGTAGTCCCACCAACGAAGAGCAAACCCGGTTCAATTTAGGTCCGAAATGAGTCGAAGTGGACATGACCGAGTTGGACCGGGTTTTCGTCCATCCAGATGCAAACGGATGCAGGTGGACGATGAAATGCATGGACCCATCGAAGTTGCCTTTAGTCCCTCGTGACAACAAGAGTTGATCGTCCGTGACGCCCCTGGCCGATCATTTGGTATGCCAATGACTCTAGTTTATTGTCGCTGCTCCGCCGCACCGTGGTTTGGGGATTAGATTCAAGGAGGACCAGAACAACAATGGGTGTGCAATTCACTGTAGCTACTTGCATGCCGTATGCTGTAGTAAAGAGTAAACCTAATAAAATCTTAAAAGTGCACATGCACTATTTGGTCGAGCCGAGCGGCCGCACGGCGACCGCTCGATGCGTCGAATCCATCGGCCCGCAAGCGCAGGTGTTATCTGGTCGGATGCTCGGAGCCCATGCACTATCCTCCCTTCGCTACTTTCTCTCCGACAAAAAATCCTTTCCTTATCCTCTTTCCCTCGTCTAGATCAAATCCGGTGAAGCAGCGGCTAGGGAGGTCGAGGCGAGGCGGCGGACCGGATGAGCCTGGAGAGCAGATCAGCCGGCAAGCCGGACCAGCAGCGCCGCCGTCTCCTCCTTGCTCTTTCTATGAGCAGGAGCAGGGGTCGCCCAGCCGCCGCAGCCCCGACGGGAAAGGGCCGCCGCGGTCCTCCTCTCGGCTACGCGCTTGGCCGCCGCGCTCCTCCAGCCACCTCCCAGCGCCGCCCGCCGCGCCAAGTACACcccggccgcctcctccacttGCCTACTCCTGGCGGCGCGCGCCGCGCCTAGCACGCGCACGGCCGTTCCCCTCCTGCTGCCTCCTCCTAGCGACGCACGCCGCGGTCGGGAGGGCCTGTTTCCCTAGGTCCCCAACGCCGACGGTCGATTACAGTGCCATCTAGGTGTTGTTGCTGCATacttgggtgggagattgaacaTATGTGCCTACTTTCTTCTATCGGCAGAGGTATGTGCAGCTCCAATGAAATATGAGTTGTAGTATATGACTGTTCCGATAAAAATGTTTCCTCCCAGCATTGAATGTGCTGATATTTTTGGATTACTATCTTCTGAACTTGTAGTTGTGACACACATTGACCATtcaaagaagaagtagaagtttGGTTTTGGGATCACTGTAGGAGAGTAGATATGCTCATAGCAATTACCATGAGAGGACTACAGATGTCTCCTCAGTTCGTTATAAGTGCAGGTTTACCACATGGTCTAGGTTCAGTGTTCTGGACTACAGATGACTCCTCAAGCGTTCAGCCTCTTTGGGTGTACTTGTGGTTGTCTCATTTTCAGCTACTTTAGATAACATGGGCTTTTGGGCGTCCATGATTTACAAGCTGAAACGTTGTTGTGATAAAAATATGCATTGGCAGTTGAGCTTGCCGGTCGGGCGTCACGCCTCTGAGCTCCTACGCGGAGGACGACCTAGGCCTCAGATTTGGTGTTTCGTGTCTGCAGCTGCAGTTTCCGGTGAGGTTCTGGTCGCCATGGCCGTGGTGGGTAGGTGGGGCATAGGGATGGATTTCTTGCTTCGGTCCCAATTTATGTTGCGTCAGGACTACATGACGAGATGCTAGGTGGTGGTGCACCCACTCCCCTATGTATTTACTTGATAGATCTGGGTAGCTGCACGGAGAGCATTATGTAGTTGGCTAGTTAGATTATGTAGTTGCACAAGAATGACAGGGAAGTTGACTACATTGCATAAAAGCTTGTTCATGCACTCTGGGGTGTTTTTGCGCACACACACATATATGCTCAGTTGGCCTGCAAATGTAATCTAATTGCACACACATTTGTTGTTTAGTTGGCAGGATTAGTTGCACACACATATGCTCAGTTGGCCTGCAATGTAAtctagttgcacacacattgatgtttagttggcaggactagttgcacacacattgatgtttagttggcaggactagttgcacacacatatgctcagttggcctgcaatgtagtctagttgcacacacaaTAATGTTTAGTCGCACACACACAATATGCTCAGCGGGCTGCTCAGTTGGCCTGCAATAGTGTAGGAGTTTGCAGATTTGTTTCCTTTTTTAGCCATTTTTGTGCAACCGGGCAGCCCCCTTTGTGCAACTTGTTAGATAGAACTTACCAACATTATGATAAAAATAGCCAACTTAATTTTTCTTCTGATGGAGTATTGTGTTTTGGGTGGCACTTATTTTTTGTTCAACTAGGCAGCAAATCATGTGCAACTTTTCTTTTAATTCAAACTAGCCAACTTCATATATAAAAGTAGCCAACCCACCACATTTTCTCTCCCCTGTGCAACTTCTGTTAATAATTTGACTAATACATTGTTCGCATTTTTTTATTGCAGAGCCCAAAATGGCTGGAGAAGGAGATGTGCGTGACAATGAAACAGAGGTTCCCATTTTTTCTTTTTACCCTATTACCACTTTAATTTTTTGGGTTTTATCCTCTGACCATTTTTATTATGCCCTTTACTTTTACCCTCTTAACATCCCAATGTTTTTGTTCATTGTAGGGTTCTGCAAATACGATCTCACGACGGAACTCAAAAAGGGCTGCTAAGCGGCAGCCGCGTGGCGATGATAAGGACGGGGATGGAGAGGGTGACGATGTGAGTGGAGAACAACAGTCCTTTGAAATTTATTTTCCTTCATTTTTCTTTTGTCCTTTAGGTTTTTTATATGGCACACATACATGTTTAATTTTTTCTCAACCCCTTATGCTTGTTCATTTTTTTCTTACACAACTTTAGGGTGGTGAAAGATTCCTCTTAGTAAAACTGCAGAGAAGAAAGGTGCGCACGGAGGCAGTATCCAAAGGGGTAGATGCCACATCTTCTGCAGCAGCCGCTGAGGTAACATAAAATTCCATCAGGAATATTTTTTTACTCCACATACAGGCAGCCAAGTGTATTAATTTTCATACATAGTTGCAGAAGGACTAATTAAGCATTGGCATGCTCAACTTTCTCAGGTGCTCAACGTTGCCATCTTCAAGTTTTTTAGAATTGTCCAAAGAGTATGTAACGACTTGGCATCCTCAGGCTTTCTAGTTGCAGAATAGTACCTAATTAGTTGGCAACCTTAGTAATTCTAGTTGGACAACATTATACAACTAGTTGACATCCTCGGCTTCTCTAGTTGCACAAGAACTCAGATTAGTCTCATCTTAAAAAAATTGAGGATTGCCCAACAGTATCTAATGACTTGGCACCCTCAGACTTTCTAGTTGCAGAAGAGTATCTATTTAGTTGGCACCCTCTGCAATTCTAGTTGGACAACATTATCCAAGTAGTTGACATCCTCAGCCTCTCTAGTTGCACAAGAATATCTCATTAGTTGGCATCATCAGCATTTCTAGTCGCACAAGAATATCTCATTAGTTGTCATCACCATCATTTCTAGTTGCAGAACAAACAGGATATCAAGTTGCCATCCTCAACTTTTTAATCTAGTTTTCCAGAGAACAAATATTTGTATGTAATGATAACTAATCACCTCTGCCTTTTTTTTGCGAACCCCAAGATATTTTCAAGGGAATGAGAGAAATGAAGCAGATAATGTTGACATCCTCAACCTTTCTAGTTGCACAACAGTATATAATTTAGTCCCATCTCCAAAAATTTTGAGGGTTACCCAAGAGTATCTTTGGCACCCTCAGACTTTATACTTGCACAGTAGTATCCAATTAGTTGGCATCCTCAGCAATTCTAGTTGCACAATACTTTTCTAACTAGTTGACATACTCAAGACTTTTTCTAGTTGCACAAGAGTATGTATTTAGTTGGCATCCTTAGCATTTCTAGTTGCACAGAAAACAAAATACTGTGTTGGCATCCTCAACTTTTTTAATCCAGATTTCTGAAgaacaaaaaaaattatgcaGTGTTAACTAATCACCTTTTTTCACCTTCATGATATTGTGCAGGGGGGGTGAGGGTAATGAAGGAGATAATGCAGAACGACAGTCACAAGCTGGTAGGATAAGGGCATCACCTGGGAGGTTGGTGAAGTTGAACAATAAGTTGAGCCCATTACAAAAGTCCCCCCTCTGCCACAAGCTGTTTGGAGGCCTGGATTCATGTTTTAGTTGCACACATTTACAGAAAAAGTTGGCTTTACATTCATGTTTAGTTGCACAAATATGTGTTTTTTTTGCACAGACTGCACACATCCATGTTTGTGTGTGTTGATTGCACACATTTACAGCAAAAGCTGGCTTTTGGATCCATGGTTAGTTTGCACATCTCTTTTCTAGTCTTGGCTGTTTGGTTGCACACATAGAAGGAAAAGTTGGTTTTGGATCCATGTTTTAGTTGGCACAAATATAGGCTTCTATTTGCACACATGGCATAAAAAGGTTTCTTTTGGAACCCATGTTTTTTTAGTTGCGCAAATATGTGCTTCTTTTTGCACAAACAGTACATCCAGTCCATATTTTCTAGTATTTGGCTGTTTGGTTGCACACATTGCATAAAAAGTTGGCATTGTTGGAACTGTGATTAGTTGCACAAACAGGAACATCCAGTCCATGTTTCTAGTTGGGGCTATCTGCAAAACTACTCCCTTGTGTCTATTAGCGGCCGCAAAACAGTAGCCATGGTGTCAATTTTTCTAAATGCTAGTGGTGTCTTGTACCAAATTAGTTGTCTTATATTTGTCTAAATAAAAATGTACCTAACACTAAAATGTGTCTAAATACATCAGTATCTTAGACAAATAATTACATGATGGCAGCAAATAGCATGTGGAGCTGCTGCGAAGGTCAAAACCAACACACGCATGCAAAAAGGAATCAAAGCTATGGCAGCAAGGGGACCACACCCGTGTGTCAGGTCGGACATGGAAGAATGGGCATGGGAAACCAGGGACCAGTGCACACTCCACAAATCGTGATTAAGAAATCTGACTGCCCAGCGCACCCCACCACAAACAGGGTCTAGTGGCTGGCGGCCGCTCGCGAGCGCTATGGAGCCAACGGATTTTGCGGGTCGGAAGGAGGCCTTCCTTTCTGGGAACGGGGGACAAGAATTTTCATTTTCTGGCCGGCCGCTCGCTACCGCTAGCGAGCAAACGACCGCCAGCCAGACGCATCCACAATTACATGTTGTATGCCCATTTAACGCCTCGGCTCATGCGCCCTGTCCTCCGCGCGTGCCTCCCGATGGCTCATGCGCTGGAGTGTCCCGGGTCCGCCATCGCCCATGCCGctgctcctcctccccctcctctacCTAGTCGACGTCCGGCTTGCGCCTCCGCAGCTCCTCCTCATCACGCTGATGTCCAACGTCCACCTCGGCCACTGCTCCACTATGCCCATGCCTCGTGTCTGCCTCCGCCgccacctctcctcctccaactccacCATCCCGCCCTCCCCATCCCGGTCTCCCCACGCCGCCTTTGCCGCGGCCACAGAGCGCGTCCGCGCCGGAACGCTCAGCCTGGACGACGCACACCATCTGTTCGACGTATTGTTTCGGTAGGCCATTTACTATCTGATTTGCGGGTGTGTGTTCTCGCGGATCACTTGACACGGTTCTATCTTGGTGTCATCTCCCTTTAGCACCTCCGAACGACACGACGAGTTTCTTCGAATGGTGGTTTGTAACTACTTCATCTCCTCCTGCCAGCATGCGCAAAGGCATCAATTCCATCATCAGCCTAACTATGTGGCTCATTTGGAAGCACCGCAACGCTGCAGTCTTCGACGGCTACGTCCATCGACCGAAGACCTCGTCAGCAAGATCAATGATGAAGCACCGATTTGGGCTATAGTGAGCGCCAAGGGCCTGGATACCATCTTTCCTGTAACCTAAGATCATGttattgttggggaacatagtaatttcaaaaaaaatcctacgcacacgcaagatcatggtgatgcatagcaacgagaggggagagtgtcgtctacgtaccctcgtagaccgtaagcggaagcgttatgacaacgcggttgatgtagtcgtacgtcttcacgatcgaccgatcccagCACTGAagttacggcacctccgcgtactgcacacgttcagttcggtgacgtcccacaaactcacgatccagtagagcttcatgggagagttccgtcagcacgacggcgtggtgacggtgttgatgaagttaccgatgcagggcttcgcctaagcaccgctacgatatgaccgaggtggattatggtggagggcggcaccgcacacggctaagagagatcaatgatcaacttatgtgtcttggggtgccccctgcccccgtatataaaggagctaggggggaggcggccggccaaggaggagggcgcgccaagggggagtcctactcctaccgggagtaggactcctcctttcctagtaggagtaggagaagggaaggaagggagagagggagagaaggaaagggggcgccgccccccctccttgtccaattcggactagagggggagggggcgtgcggctgccctggccgcccctcctcttctcccactagggcccattaggcccaatatactccccgggggttccggtaaccccccggtagtCCGGTATATGcctgaaacctcccgaaacacttccggtgtccgaacatagtcatccaatatatcgatctttacgtctcaaccatttcgagactcctcgtcatgtccgtgatcatatccgggactccgaactaccttcggtacatcaaaacacaaaactcataataccgaccgtcatagaactttaagcgtgcggaccctatgggttcgagaactatgtagacatgaccgagacacgtctccggtcaataaccaatagcggaacctggatgctcatattggtacctacatattctacgaagatctttatcagtcaaaccgcgtaacaacatacgttgttccctttatcatcgttatgttacttgcccgagattcgatcgtcggtatcttaatagctagctcaatctcgttaccggcaagtctctttactcgttccgtagtgcatcatcccgtaactaactcattagtcacattgcttgcaaggcttatagtgatgtgcattaccgagagggcccggagatacctctccgacaatcggagtgacaaatcccattcttgatctatgccaactccacgaacaccatcagagacacctgtagagcacctttataatcacccagttacgttgtgacgtttggtagcacacaaaatgttcctccggtattcgagagttgcataatctcatagttataggaacatgtataagtcatgaagaaagcaatagcagtaaactaaacgatcaagtgctaagctaacgaaatgggtcaagtcaatcacatcattctcctaatgatgtgatcccgttaatcaaatgacaactcatgtctatggctaggaaactcaaccatctttgatcaacgagctagtcaagtagaggcatactagtgacactatgtttgtctatgtattcacacatgtattatgtttccggttaatacaatctagcatgaataataaacatttatcatgatatgaggaaataaataataactttattattgcctctagggcatatttccttcagtctcccacttgcactagagtcaataatctagattacacagtaatgattctaacacccatggagtcttggtgctgatcatgttttgctcgtggaagaggcttagtcaacgggtctacaacattcagatccgtatgtatcttgcaaatctctatgtgtcccacctggacttgatcccggatggaattgaagcgtctcttgatgtgattggtcctcttgtgaaatctggattcccttgccaaggcaattgcaccagtattgtcacaaaagattttcattggacccgatgcactaggtatgacacctagatcggatatgaactccttcatccagactccttcatttgctacttccgaagcagctatgtacttcgcttcacacgtagatcccgccacgacgctttgtttaaaactgcaccaactgacagctccaccgttcaatataaacacgtatccggtttgcgatttagaatcgtctggatcagtgtcaaagcttgcattgacgtaaccatttacgacgagctctttgtcacctccataaacgagaaacatatccttagtccttttcaggtatttcaggatgttcttgaccgctgtccagtattccactcctggattactttggtacctccctgctaagctaatagcaagacacacatgaggtctggtacacaacattgcatacatgatagagcctatggctgaagcatagggaacatttttcattttctctctatcttctgcagtggtcgggcattgagtctgactcaacttcacaccttgtaacacaggcaagaaccctttctttgcttgatccattttgaactttttcaaaactttgtcaaggtatgtgctttgtgaaagtccaattaagcgtcttgatctatctctatagatcttgatgcccaatatgtaagcagcttcacggaggtctttcattgaaaaactcttattcaggtatccttttatgctatccagaaattctatatcgtttccaatcaacaatatgtcatccacatataatattagaaatgctacagagctcccactcactttcttgtaaatacaggcttctccaaaagtctgtataaaaccatatgctttgatcacactatcaaaacgttattccaactccgagaggcttgcaccagtccataaatggatcgctggagcttgcacactttgttatcaCCCTTttgatcgacaaaaccttctggttgcatcatatacaactcttcttccagaaatccattcaggaatgcagttttgacatccatttgccaaatttcataatcagaaaatgtggcaattgctaacatgattcggacagacttaagcatcgctacgggtgagaaagtctcatcgtagacaatcccttgaacttgtcgaaaacctttcgcaataagttaagctttgtagacagtaacattaccgtcagcgtcagtcttcttcttgaagctccatttattctctatggcttgccgatcatcgggcaagtcaaccaaagtccacactttgttctcatacatggatcccatctcagatttcatggcctcaagccattttg is drawn from Aegilops tauschii subsp. strangulata cultivar AL8/78 chromosome 1, Aet v6.0, whole genome shotgun sequence and contains these coding sequences:
- the LOC120972787 gene encoding uncharacterized protein isoform X4, encoding MCLLSSIGREPKMAGEGDVRDNETEGSANTISRRNSKRAAKRQPRGDDKDGDGEGDDGGERFLLVKLQRRKVRTEAVSKGVDATSSAAAAEGG
- the LOC120972787 gene encoding uncharacterized protein isoform X1; amino-acid sequence: MCLLSSIGREPKMAGEGDVRDNETEGSANTISRRNSKRAAKRQPRGDDKDGDGEGDDGGERFLLVKLQRRKVRTEAVSKGVDATSSAAAAEVLNVAIFKFFRIVQRGG
- the LOC120972787 gene encoding uncharacterized protein isoform X5, with the translated sequence MCLLSSIGREPKMAGEGDVRDNETEGSANTISRRNSKRAAKRQPRGDDKDGDGEGDDGGERFLLVKLQRRKVRTEAVSKGVDATSSAAAAEKD
- the LOC120972787 gene encoding uncharacterized protein isoform X3, translated to MCLLSSIGREPKMAGEGDVRDNETEGSANTISRRNSKRAAKRQPRGDDKDGDGEGDDGGERFLLVKLQRRKVRTEAVSKGVDATSSAAAAELQKD
- the LOC120972787 gene encoding uncharacterized protein isoform X2: MAGEGDVRDNETEGSANTISRRNSKRAAKRQPRGDDKDGDGEGDDGGERFLLVKLQRRKVRTEAVSKGVDATSSAAAAEVLNVAIFKFFRIVQRGG